One window of Biomphalaria glabrata chromosome 6, xgBioGlab47.1, whole genome shotgun sequence genomic DNA carries:
- the LOC106068035 gene encoding uncharacterized protein LOC106068035 — MSYAMNLSSQEVLFQSLMTDDEYIVFEGLMSLIRSCLALLGIVGNTINVLTFFSMGLKDGVTTSFMLLALSDASYLVTVIARAAAFAFMVSEILSDYQTWYPVEPYGVYKFSGHSGRIPYILSNLITTLVSVTRCLCVAWPINFKSAFTKKLALVLVTSFTLFAVLSYLPVLIFMSMTWQFDHRLNASRPTLWLSPEREEVKDVVWTARDALLPFITQVIMITCVVIMNKHLKSSYRFRHRGNKHSSIRTRTFMKPKNSSPELTGKDLQVLRQVLLITSVYIICNTPTILINITSLLERKLSTDSVYRNIYLSVTGCKHLFQTINSSFSVLVYYKYSSRYRHNFIINGNIHLRVQ, encoded by the coding sequence ATGTCTTATGCCATGAATCTCAGTTCCCAGGAAGTTCTATTTCAAAGTCTTATGACAGATGATGAGTACATAGTATTTGAAGGGTTGATGAGTCTCATTCGTTCGTGTTTAGCGTTGCTTGGGATTGTGGGAAATACCATCAACGTCTTGACGTTTTTTTCCATGGGGCTCAAAGACGGAGTCACGACGTCATTTATGCTGTTGGCATTGTCCGACGCTTCGTATCTGGTCACTGTCATTGCCAGAGCTGCAGCCTTTGCATTCATGGTGTCTGAAATATTGTCAGATTATCAAACGTGGTACCCGGTGGAGCCCTATGGGGTGTACAAGTTTTCCGGCCATTCAGGCAGAATTCCTTATATCCTTTCAAACCTGATCACGACCCTAGTTTCGGTCACGAGGTGTCTTTGTGTGGCCTGGCCTATAAACTTCAAATCTGCCTTTACCAAAAAACTCGCCCTTGTTTTGGTCACCTCCTTCACTCTGTTTGCTGTGTTGAGCTACCTCCCAGTGCTGATCTTCATGAGTATGACCTGGCAGTTCGACCACAGGCTTAATGCATCGAGACCCACCTTGTGGCTATCTCCTGAGAGGGAAGAAGTAAAAGACGTGGTCTGGACAGCGAGAGACGCTCTGCTGCCATTCATCACACAGGTCATCATGATAACTTGCGTGGTCATCATGAACAAACATCTGAAGTCATCTTATCGATTTCGGCATCGGGGTAACAAGCATTCTTCAATTAGGACGCGGACTTTTATGAAACCTAAAAATTCGAGTCCTGAGCTTACCGGGAAAGACTTGCAGGTCCTGCGTCAAGTGCTGCTTATTACCAGCGTGTACATCATCTGCAACACTCCCACCATTCTCATCAACATCACCAGCTTGCTGGAGCGGAAACTCTCTACAGACAGCGTCTACCGCAACATCTACTTGTCAGTGACAGGATGCAAACATCTGTTTCAAACCATCAACTCCAGTTTTAGTGTACTCGTCTACTACAAGTACAGCTCTAGATACAGACACAATTTTATTATCAATGGGAATATTCACCTCAGAGTCCAATAA